The following proteins come from a genomic window of Paenibacillus sp. CAA11:
- a CDS encoding DUF4178 domain-containing protein, giving the protein MGLMKRIGRLFAKQEPPVKEKSMLDLGPGDICEVSLVTYQVVGSVRNPSRNAVVLSLQDGNEIKYLHIEERELLQYALYDDIDGRLDNPSEVPTELVLDDKAYYLEEEYEGRVTINGRTPFRQGGEQHVWQFQADDNSLLRVEWQDGRFMLYEGAKVISGDVQVIRST; this is encoded by the coding sequence ATGGGTCTAATGAAACGAATCGGTCGTTTATTTGCGAAGCAGGAGCCACCTGTGAAAGAAAAGAGCATGCTGGATTTGGGACCTGGGGATATTTGTGAGGTATCCCTTGTTACTTATCAGGTTGTAGGAAGTGTACGTAATCCAAGCAGAAATGCGGTAGTACTGTCTTTACAGGATGGCAATGAAATTAAATACCTGCATATTGAAGAGCGGGAACTGCTTCAATATGCACTATATGATGATATTGACGGGAGACTTGACAATCCTAGTGAAGTACCGACCGAGCTGGTTCTGGATGATAAAGCTTATTATCTGGAAGAGGAGTATGAGGGCCGTGTGACGATCAACGGGAGAACTCCGTTTCGTCAAGGCGGTGAGCAGCACGTTTGGCAGTTCCAGGCTGATGATAACAGCCTTCTGCGAGTAGAATGGCAGGACGGCAGATTCATGCTGTATGAAGGAGCAAAAGTGATCTCAGGAGACGTTCAAGTTATCCGCTC
- a CDS encoding PspA/IM30 family protein has protein sequence MSIFKRLRDLTMSNINALIDKAEDPIKLTDQYIRDMQEDLDDAEKAVAAQIAIEKKFKLLYEEQEELVNRRNEQAHSAAQAGNVDLARRALEEKKAAEEKLTQYKTSYEQNKTAADTLRTKLVQMKKELTELKNKRETLVARYNAAKAQNEINKAISGLGSDSASAGLKRMEEKMLQMEAQAEASGEMSAKAKSLDEEFAELNKDKAVEDELAALMKQYDKQS, from the coding sequence ATGTCCATTTTCAAGAGATTGCGTGACCTGACTATGTCTAATATTAATGCACTGATTGATAAAGCAGAAGATCCGATCAAACTGACGGACCAGTACATCCGTGACATGCAAGAGGATCTAGACGATGCTGAGAAGGCGGTTGCCGCTCAGATCGCAATTGAGAAGAAATTCAAGCTGTTGTATGAAGAACAGGAAGAACTGGTGAACCGCCGTAATGAACAGGCACATTCCGCAGCACAGGCTGGAAATGTAGACCTTGCCCGCCGTGCGCTGGAAGAGAAGAAAGCGGCAGAGGAGAAGCTGACACAGTACAAAACAAGCTATGAGCAGAATAAGACTGCAGCCGATACTCTTCGCACGAAGCTTGTTCAAATGAAGAAAGAGCTGACAGAGCTTAAGAATAAGCGCGAAACTTTGGTTGCCCGCTATAATGCTGCAAAAGCACAGAATGAAATCAACAAAGCGATTTCCGGACTTGGCTCTGATTCCGCTTCTGCAGGTTTGAAGCGTATGGAAGAGAAAATGCTACAAATGGAAGCCCAGGCGGAAGCTTCCGGTGAGATGAGTGCCAAAGCGAAATCTCTTGATGAGGAGTTTGCCGAGCTGAACAAGGATAAGGCGGTTGAGGATGAACTGGCTGCCTTGATGAAGCAGTACGACAAACAATCTTAA
- a CDS encoding prenylated flavin chaperone LpdD gives MSKNFQRMDKMGAMIMSRFEDLKLEVHQVGQDMLFLLTGGKSHIGAATTAYLTDGVVHVHTSSVPGHKEYTLTAELARKAASALGTTVTVIMGIHYDHLGMDDIEEIAWRTAELMNGYLMN, from the coding sequence TTGTCTAAGAATTTTCAGCGTATGGATAAGATGGGGGCGATGATCATGAGCCGATTCGAGGATTTGAAGCTTGAAGTTCACCAGGTAGGGCAGGATATGTTATTTCTTTTGACGGGAGGCAAGTCCCATATTGGGGCAGCAACAACTGCATACTTAACGGACGGGGTTGTTCATGTACATACAAGCTCTGTTCCCGGTCATAAAGAGTATACGCTAACTGCAGAGCTAGCCCGTAAGGCTGCTTCAGCTCTGGGAACCACCGTAACTGTAATTATGGGGATTCATTACGATCATTTAGGCATGGATGATATTGAGGAGATCGCTTGGCGAACGGCAGAGCTTATGAATGGTTATCTCATGAATTAA
- a CDS encoding dihydroorotate dehydrogenase, translating into MMDTTCHIAGIAFRNPIVMASGTFGFGHEYNRFYPLDRIGGFSGKGLTLHPKSGNEGLRSWETAAGMLNSVGLENPGIPAFLSTEAERWENYDVVRILNLGGSSLEDYERGAALIEEDYKHRQQRGKKAVDMIELNISCPNVKAGGMAYGIQTETARTVVGLVRKATTLPLIVKLSPNAEDIVSMALMCEEEGAEAVSLVNTFSAMKIDIYKRRSVFENSYAGLSGPAIKPIALRMVHQVCQSVHIPVMGLGGISSAEDILEFIMAGAEVVQVGTHNFVDLRAGENLSRDLENLMRQLGISSLKEIRGIV; encoded by the coding sequence GTGATGGATACAACCTGTCATATAGCTGGAATTGCCTTTAGAAATCCTATTGTTATGGCATCAGGCACCTTCGGATTTGGTCATGAATATAACAGGTTCTATCCGTTAGATCGGATAGGAGGATTCTCTGGAAAAGGGCTTACTTTGCATCCGAAGAGCGGGAATGAAGGTCTGCGCTCCTGGGAGACGGCAGCCGGTATGCTGAATAGTGTAGGCCTCGAGAATCCGGGGATTCCCGCTTTTCTCTCCACGGAAGCTGAGCGATGGGAGAACTATGATGTTGTGCGGATCTTGAATCTCGGCGGAAGCAGCCTGGAGGATTATGAGCGAGGAGCTGCACTGATCGAAGAGGATTATAAGCATAGACAGCAGAGAGGGAAGAAGGCTGTCGATATGATCGAGCTGAACATTTCTTGCCCAAATGTGAAGGCGGGTGGAATGGCCTATGGGATTCAGACAGAGACAGCAAGAACGGTAGTGGGGCTTGTCCGCAAAGCTACCACCCTGCCGCTGATTGTAAAGCTGTCGCCAAATGCTGAAGACATTGTAAGCATGGCGCTTATGTGTGAGGAGGAGGGAGCAGAAGCCGTTTCACTGGTCAACACCTTTTCAGCAATGAAAATTGACATTTACAAGCGCAGAAGTGTATTTGAGAACAGCTATGCGGGCCTTTCAGGTCCAGCCATCAAGCCGATTGCCCTTCGAATGGTGCACCAGGTTTGCCAAAGCGTGCACATCCCGGTAATGGGGCTTGGCGGGATTAGCAGTGCAGAGGATATTCTGGAGTTTATTATGGCAGGGGCGGAAGTCGTGCAGGTAGGCACGCATAACTTCGTAGATTTGAGGGCTGGCGAGAATCTTAGCCGGGACTTAGAGAATCTAATGAGGCAATTAGGCATCTCTTCATTGAAGGAAATTCGGGGAATTGTCTAA
- a CDS encoding dihydroorotate dehydrogenase electron transfer subunit: MAEITANIQVAPGIFRMSVAGAYAGKMGQFYMLRAWDKTPLLSRPISIYSLDAEEIHFLYQVVGEGTRILSMLQAGDEITLEGPFGNGFPELNGKVALVGGGIGIAPFYYALQSLPQADVYLGFSQKPYEVDHFKRITDRVTVNVGGHILDLVDYEAYDAIFVCGPNAMMQAAQRLNERWSGRNKVYVSLENRMACGVGACLVCSVGTTGGRKKSCVDGPVFAVEEVKSW; the protein is encoded by the coding sequence ATGGCGGAAATAACGGCTAATATTCAAGTTGCTCCTGGCATCTTCCGTATGTCAGTGGCTGGAGCATACGCGGGGAAGATGGGGCAATTCTATATGCTGCGTGCATGGGACAAGACTCCCTTATTATCAAGACCTATCAGTATTTACAGCCTGGACGCCGAAGAAATTCACTTTCTGTATCAGGTCGTCGGTGAAGGAACTCGAATTCTGTCCATGCTCCAAGCTGGAGACGAAATTACACTGGAGGGACCGTTTGGGAACGGATTCCCGGAATTGAATGGAAAAGTTGCGCTTGTGGGTGGAGGCATTGGCATCGCCCCTTTTTATTATGCGCTGCAAAGTCTTCCTCAGGCGGATGTATACTTAGGTTTCAGTCAAAAGCCTTACGAAGTCGATCATTTCAAAAGGATAACGGATCGGGTTACAGTAAATGTCGGCGGACATATTCTTGACCTCGTTGATTATGAAGCTTATGACGCGATATTTGTATGTGGACCGAATGCCATGATGCAAGCAGCTCAGCGCCTGAATGAGCGATGGAGCGGACGCAACAAGGTTTATGTTTCGCTGGAGAACCGGATGGCCTGTGGAGTGGGAGCCTGCCTGGTCTGCAGTGTAGGAACAACGGGCGGGAGGAAGAAGTCCTGTGTTGACGGCCCGGTGTTCGCTGTGGAGGAGGTGAAATCATGGTGA